A single window of Archangium gephyra DNA harbors:
- a CDS encoding DUF6310 domain-containing protein, which translates to MRLRTWSALLVLLTACASAPASRSMPRPHPFTSTPTSSPRIRLVSAPMEPAPERSWIGKADLDKARALLSRARKDLEPRQWERLDRELTAAERAFERFSRAARTSGQAAEVVRGAEGLAQAGRASEAPLALSRVGPVLVALVLLWPSSTAGPESDRRPPWLDAQRELEARLRDVSESSRQLMVALEAQPRVSKAPAPEPSPHNQLAPALVEEDDTSCKPVPVPHLGGHDPHNQCADLMPDNSFPGWDVLVNGKNFDALQLATRTLWDVKTDDFDKHSRRSQQFFIEIKLPELQRERRLAEECGYGFVVGVRSEAHKIALERADRRLHVVVMDWC; encoded by the coding sequence ATGCGCTTGCGAACCTGGAGCGCGCTCCTGGTGCTGCTCACCGCCTGCGCGAGCGCGCCCGCCTCGCGGTCGATGCCACGGCCCCACCCCTTCACGTCGACTCCCACTTCGAGCCCGCGCATCCGGCTCGTTTCCGCGCCGATGGAGCCAGCACCGGAACGGTCGTGGATTGGAAAGGCGGACCTGGACAAGGCCAGGGCCCTGCTGTCTCGGGCACGCAAAGACCTGGAACCGCGTCAGTGGGAACGGTTGGACCGCGAGCTCACCGCGGCGGAACGGGCCTTCGAGCGCTTCTCGCGCGCCGCGAGGACGAGCGGGCAAGCCGCTGAGGTGGTGAGGGGAGCCGAGGGCCTCGCCCAGGCTGGACGCGCAAGCGAGGCCCCTCTGGCGCTCTCCAGGGTGGGCCCGGTGCTCGTGGCCCTCGTCCTGCTCTGGCCCTCCAGCACCGCCGGGCCGGAGTCCGACCGCCGTCCGCCCTGGCTCGACGCTCAACGGGAGCTCGAGGCACGGCTGCGGGACGTCTCGGAGTCCTCGCGGCAACTCATGGTGGCCCTCGAGGCCCAGCCTCGTGTGTCGAAAGCACCGGCACCGGAGCCCTCGCCGCACAATCAGCTCGCGCCCGCCCTCGTGGAAGAAGACGACACGAGCTGCAAGCCCGTCCCGGTGCCACACCTGGGCGGTCATGACCCGCACAACCAATGCGCCGACCTGATGCCGGACAACAGCTTCCCCGGCTGGGATGTGTTGGTGAACGGGAAGAACTTCGACGCGCTGCAACTGGCCACGCGCACGCTGTGGGACGTCAAGACGGATGACTTCGACAAACACAGCCGTCGTTCTCAGCAATTCTTCATCGAAATCAAGCTACCGGAGCTACAACGAGAGCGCAGGCTTGCGGAAGAATGCGGTTATGGCTTTGTCGTCGGCGTCCGCAGTGAAGCACATAAAATCGCTCTGGAGCGCGCGGATCGCAGACTTCATGTCGTTGTCATGGACTGGTGCTGA
- the glnA gene encoding type I glutamate--ammonia ligase, giving the protein MTNKTAKDVLSYAKEHGTQMVSLRFIDFIGRWRHFAVPLHELNEGIFEEGLGFDGSSIKGWLEIHNSDMLVVPDPNTAVMDPFTQTPTLVLLCNVSDPITKEQYMRDPRNIASRAEKYLKSTGLADTAFFGPEAEFFIFDGVRYSTDPHHMFFEVDSIEGAWNSGREEPGGNLGYKPGFKDGYNAVMPTDAHNDMRDEMCRILGEVGITVERQHHEVATAGQSEIDFRFDTLVKTADNLMWFKYVLKNVAARHGKTVTFMPKPLYGDNGSGMHTHQSLWKGGKPLFAGEGYAGMSEMALHYIGGILKHARALAAICNPTNNSYKRLVPGYEAPVNLAYSSRNRSASIRIPMFSASPKAKRLEFRSPDPSCNPYLAFAAQLMAGLDGIENKIDPGEPLDKDIYGLSPEELKDVPKMPGSLEEALDCLKKDHKFLLKGDVFSEDALTSWIEQKQKEVDAIRLRPHPMEYQLYFDI; this is encoded by the coding sequence ATGACGAACAAGACGGCGAAGGACGTGCTCTCGTACGCGAAGGAGCACGGCACGCAGATGGTGAGCCTGCGCTTCATCGACTTCATCGGCCGGTGGCGCCACTTCGCGGTGCCGCTGCACGAGCTGAACGAGGGCATCTTCGAGGAAGGCCTGGGCTTCGACGGCTCGTCCATCAAGGGGTGGTTGGAGATCCACAACTCGGACATGCTGGTGGTGCCGGATCCGAACACGGCGGTGATGGATCCCTTCACGCAGACGCCCACGCTGGTGCTGCTGTGCAACGTGAGCGATCCCATCACGAAGGAGCAGTACATGAGGGATCCGCGCAACATCGCGTCGCGCGCGGAGAAGTACCTCAAGAGCACGGGCCTGGCGGACACGGCGTTCTTCGGGCCGGAGGCCGAGTTCTTCATCTTCGACGGGGTGCGCTACAGCACGGACCCGCACCACATGTTCTTCGAGGTGGACTCCATCGAGGGCGCGTGGAACTCGGGCCGCGAGGAGCCGGGCGGCAACCTGGGCTACAAGCCGGGCTTCAAGGATGGCTACAACGCGGTGATGCCCACGGACGCGCACAACGACATGCGCGACGAGATGTGCCGGATTCTCGGTGAGGTGGGAATCACGGTGGAGCGCCAGCACCACGAGGTGGCGACGGCGGGCCAGTCGGAGATCGACTTCCGCTTCGACACGCTGGTGAAGACGGCGGACAACCTGATGTGGTTCAAGTACGTGCTGAAGAACGTGGCGGCGCGGCACGGCAAGACGGTGACGTTCATGCCCAAGCCCCTGTACGGGGACAACGGCAGCGGCATGCACACGCACCAGTCCCTGTGGAAGGGTGGCAAGCCGCTGTTCGCGGGCGAGGGCTACGCGGGCATGAGCGAGATGGCGCTGCACTACATTGGCGGCATCCTCAAGCACGCGCGGGCGCTGGCGGCCATCTGCAACCCGACGAACAACTCGTACAAGCGGCTGGTGCCGGGCTACGAGGCGCCGGTGAATCTGGCGTACTCGAGCCGCAACCGCAGCGCGTCCATCCGGATTCCCATGTTCAGCGCGAGCCCGAAGGCGAAGCGGCTGGAGTTCCGCTCGCCGGATCCGAGCTGCAACCCGTACCTGGCGTTCGCGGCGCAGTTGATGGCGGGGCTGGACGGCATCGAGAACAAGATCGACCCGGGCGAGCCGCTGGACAAGGACATCTACGGGCTGTCGCCGGAGGAGCTCAAGGACGTGCCGAAGATGCCGGGCTCGCTGGAGGAGGCGCTGGACTGCCTGAAGAAGGACCACAAGTTCCTGCTGAAGGGGGACGTGTTCAGCGAGGACGCGCTCACGAGTTGGATCGAGCAGAAGCAGAAGGAGGTGGACGCCATCCGCCTGCGTCCGCACCCGATGGAGTACCAGCTCTACTTCGACATCTGA
- a CDS encoding DUF5953 family protein, which translates to MSSTHEDIGITVYAPALVGDDGRPLAVVRGMERALPGLRLGWTTSGKEDLIALPHRDEWVATHRTSGGFPFLCNDDDDHLVTIAGRENPDGLAAGSPPHLEVNVTMLLDAAGIAAVAGALEAVAEGARAFWGHATPSNAAVEISRQTRDPVRKPGVAPRGLPALRFSDSIRAPEIPHCLGWLNYWSDDAARAIGFPDPARDADLLSRARRTATGGWVVQLTDAPLDLDDPAHLEALKQAYERFPEIGGRLAP; encoded by the coding sequence ATGTCGAGTACCCATGAGGATATTGGCATCACTGTCTATGCGCCTGCGCTTGTGGGCGATGACGGCCGACCCTTGGCTGTTGTCCGTGGGATGGAACGTGCGCTTCCCGGTTTACGCCTGGGGTGGACGACTTCTGGGAAGGAAGACCTGATTGCATTGCCTCACCGCGATGAGTGGGTCGCGACCCACAGGACAAGCGGAGGGTTTCCGTTCCTCTGTAACGATGACGATGACCACCTCGTGACGATTGCCGGGCGGGAGAACCCGGACGGTCTTGCCGCGGGGAGCCCGCCGCATCTCGAAGTCAATGTGACCATGCTCCTGGATGCAGCCGGCATTGCCGCGGTAGCGGGTGCCCTCGAAGCGGTAGCGGAGGGCGCACGCGCGTTCTGGGGGCACGCGACGCCGTCCAACGCGGCCGTCGAGATTTCGCGGCAGACGAGAGATCCAGTGCGTAAGCCGGGGGTTGCACCGCGAGGGCTGCCAGCGCTCAGATTTTCTGATTCCATCCGCGCGCCTGAGATTCCGCACTGTCTCGGGTGGCTCAATTACTGGTCGGATGATGCCGCACGGGCCATCGGCTTTCCGGACCCCGCCCGCGACGCGGATTTGCTCTCACGAGCGCGTCGTACCGCGACGGGCGGGTGGGTCGTGCAGCTCACCGATGCGCCGCTCGACCTGGACGACCCCGCCCATCTGGAAGCGCTCAAGCAGGCCTATGAGCGCTTCCCGGAGATTGGCGGGCGCCTGGCCCCTTGA